A window of Sulfobacillus thermosulfidooxidans contains these coding sequences:
- the secE gene encoding preprotein translocase subunit SecE, whose protein sequence is MMEAKGKATVSNRDRSRKYLREVRSELKKVVWPTPRQTLSYTGFVVSFSIVVALIISGLDALFNLGLNFIR, encoded by the coding sequence ATGATGGAAGCTAAGGGCAAAGCCACAGTATCCAATCGTGACCGTTCCCGAAAATATTTGCGGGAAGTGCGATCTGAATTAAAGAAAGTGGTATGGCCAACACCGCGACAAACCTTATCCTATACAGGATTCGTGGTGTCGTTTTCAATAGTGGTGGCGCTTATTATCTCAGGGCTAGACGCGCTATTCAATCTTGGGCTCAATTTCATTCGCTAG
- the rpmG gene encoding 50S ribosomal protein L33 has translation MRTIITLACSDCKRRNYTTTKNKKNDPNRLERRKYCRWCRTHTIHRETR, from the coding sequence ATGCGAACAATTATTACTTTGGCGTGTTCAGATTGCAAACGACGCAATTACACGACCACAAAGAACAAGAAAAATGATCCCAACCGGCTTGAGCGTCGTAAATATTGCCGGTGGTGTCGCACCCATACCATTCACCGTGAGACTCGGTAG
- a CDS encoding MFS transporter, producing the protein MNFVTFIGSEFISSIGNGAYRVALNWTLVTRYGTVRALAIVQFLSLLFGAIVQMRSGALIDRYDGRRVLVVTNLVLAGIAGLLAFDVMMRPSAFSTGFALVFVVLIGAVIATVEPAFFSVVMRVRGKPDIDTANSWILGSYALSGIIGPVIGGVLIARHGFWLGFAADAVSFLGAAGLMALVGLNPPVFDDNAVKTDEHAPWRWTWRTATVRRIFTVEAFGNLVVTTFLIGIPFIAKDTDRAGGAIGLGIFYAAFYGGVFVSSALIPRVAQKLPRGVVAYVIPYAVVLGMLVTFYGHTWIFLLGGIFLAGFGLPGIDILTRAAILETVPEGLLGRITAVGSVVTTVSQLLAMVVVMMVNAFHSVWVIFAVAWLTVSTSLLFTRKTLPSGSAAF; encoded by the coding sequence GTGAATTTTGTAACGTTTATTGGGAGCGAGTTTATCTCATCTATCGGCAACGGAGCCTACCGGGTAGCCTTGAACTGGACACTTGTCACGCGTTATGGAACAGTACGAGCCCTAGCTATTGTTCAGTTTTTGAGTCTGTTGTTTGGTGCCATTGTGCAGATGCGATCAGGTGCGCTCATTGATCGGTATGACGGAAGGCGTGTCCTTGTGGTCACCAATTTGGTCTTAGCTGGGATAGCGGGGCTCCTTGCATTTGATGTAATGATGCGTCCAAGTGCATTCTCGACGGGTTTTGCATTGGTTTTTGTAGTACTCATTGGGGCCGTGATTGCTACGGTGGAACCCGCATTTTTCTCAGTAGTCATGCGAGTGCGGGGAAAACCGGATATCGATACGGCAAATTCGTGGATATTGGGAAGCTATGCGCTCAGTGGCATAATAGGACCGGTAATTGGTGGGGTTTTAATCGCCAGGCATGGCTTTTGGTTGGGATTTGCTGCGGACGCCGTCAGTTTTTTAGGGGCTGCGGGTCTAATGGCGCTCGTGGGCTTGAATCCACCGGTTTTTGATGATAATGCTGTCAAAACTGACGAACACGCTCCGTGGCGTTGGACATGGCGAACGGCGACAGTACGACGAATCTTCACGGTTGAGGCATTTGGCAATCTGGTGGTGACAACATTCCTAATCGGGATTCCATTTATAGCGAAGGACACCGACCGAGCCGGAGGAGCGATAGGCCTAGGGATTTTCTATGCGGCTTTCTATGGAGGTGTTTTTGTGTCTTCGGCACTGATACCTCGCGTGGCACAAAAGCTCCCTCGCGGTGTGGTGGCTTATGTAATCCCTTACGCCGTGGTCTTAGGGATGCTGGTCACTTTCTATGGCCATACCTGGATATTCTTGTTGGGTGGTATATTTTTGGCTGGATTCGGGTTACCCGGAATTGACATCTTGACGCGTGCAGCGATTCTTGAAACCGTTCCTGAGGGTCTGTTGGGTCGAATCACGGCGGTGGGCAGTGTCGTCACAACGGTGTCTCAACTCCTTGCCATGGTAGTTGTCATGATGGTAAACGCTTTCCATTCGGTATGGGTAATATTTGCTGTGGCCTGGCTCACTGTTTCTACGTCGTTATTATTCACACGCAAGACTTTACCAAGCGGATCGGCGGCATTTTAG